The proteins below come from a single Nocardiopsis gilva YIM 90087 genomic window:
- a CDS encoding HNH endonuclease family protein, with the protein MNRPSPRASGALTKRRLTGLFASVVVLLVLAALISALTGKNFFETAGDLLGRGGGSGSSSSVGSDPGASSSGSSDDRWNPTGQEVAEARQHLKEIKVAEPQPRGDYERKEFGSPWIDTDKNGCSTRNDILARDLEGARVNADCKVLEGTLEDPYTGEMIEFSADKPQAVQVDHLVPLSLAWRMGASEWDRDKRVQFANDPDNLFASDGPANMQKGDAGPGEWQPYEGFQCSYAVSYVDVTLNYDLPIAKEDRTGLEEMLGTC; encoded by the coding sequence ATGAACCGTCCCTCCCCCCGTGCGTCCGGCGCGCTCACCAAGAGACGGCTGACCGGGCTGTTCGCCTCTGTGGTCGTACTGCTCGTGCTCGCCGCCCTCATCTCCGCACTGACGGGTAAGAACTTCTTCGAGACGGCGGGCGACCTCCTGGGACGAGGCGGGGGTTCCGGTTCTTCCTCCTCGGTCGGCTCTGACCCGGGGGCCTCGTCCTCCGGCTCGTCCGACGACCGCTGGAACCCAACCGGCCAGGAGGTCGCCGAGGCGCGGCAACATCTGAAGGAGATCAAGGTCGCCGAGCCGCAGCCCCGCGGCGACTACGAACGCAAGGAGTTCGGCTCCCCCTGGATCGACACCGACAAGAACGGATGCTCCACCCGCAACGACATCCTCGCCCGCGATCTGGAGGGCGCCCGCGTCAACGCCGACTGCAAGGTGCTGGAGGGAACGCTGGAGGACCCCTACACCGGCGAGATGATCGAGTTCAGCGCCGACAAGCCGCAGGCGGTCCAGGTCGACCACCTGGTCCCGCTGTCGCTCGCGTGGCGGATGGGCGCCAGCGAGTGGGACCGCGACAAGCGTGTGCAGTTCGCCAACGATCCGGACAACCTCTTTGCCTCGGACGGTCCGGCCAATATGCAGAAGGGTGACGCGGGGCCGGGGGAGTGGCAGCCGTACGAGGGCTTCCAGTGCAGCTATGCGGTGTCCTACGTCGACGTCACCCTCAACTACGACCTTCCAATCGCCAAGGAGGACAGGACCGGCCTTGAGGAGATGCTGGG
- a CDS encoding YihY/virulence factor BrkB family protein: MWGLWERIWRGVDEARARHPRLGSLVLLIVRTGRSAGRTRLIGLSAESAFFALLSLPALLLGLVGTLGHLRAVLGAQTVLEIREWILDLATKAVTAEVVSTVVVPLIDDFLRGAQANVLSLTFLVSLWWGSRAMNVFIEAITIAYGLEGLRGYFRQRVLAFVAYLGGLLFALVVLPVLVAGPDLVQELLPVTVGRLNVAYWPVVGGVSVTAVAMLYALVVPVRMPLRRHLPGAVLATLILMLGSALLRVYLGRSFGEVTIYGSLAAPIAILAWFWVVAMAVLAGSLLNAEIDSMWPTSRTAAARAEIAARRHARATRLVERREQAVRRVAERGSEDADEEGDERREEDAEGNGDDEARGCPESGADATVGARPEQAESTAPEAASPRTS, from the coding sequence GTGTGGGGTTTGTGGGAACGAATCTGGCGCGGTGTCGACGAGGCACGCGCCCGGCATCCACGTCTGGGCAGCCTCGTCCTCCTCATCGTGCGCACCGGCCGCTCGGCCGGGCGAACCCGCCTCATCGGCCTCTCCGCCGAATCGGCGTTCTTCGCCCTGCTGTCGCTCCCCGCGCTGCTGCTGGGCCTGGTGGGCACCCTCGGCCACCTCAGAGCCGTGCTGGGGGCGCAGACCGTTCTGGAGATTCGCGAATGGATCCTCGACCTGGCGACGAAGGCGGTGACCGCCGAGGTCGTGAGCACGGTCGTCGTCCCCCTGATCGATGACTTCCTGCGCGGCGCCCAGGCCAACGTCCTCTCCCTCACCTTCCTCGTGTCGCTGTGGTGGGGCTCGCGCGCGATGAACGTCTTCATCGAGGCCATCACCATCGCCTACGGGCTGGAAGGGCTGCGCGGCTACTTCCGTCAGCGGGTCCTGGCGTTCGTCGCCTACCTCGGCGGCCTGCTGTTCGCCCTCGTCGTGCTGCCGGTTCTGGTGGCAGGGCCGGATCTGGTGCAGGAACTGCTCCCGGTCACCGTGGGGCGGCTGAACGTCGCCTATTGGCCGGTCGTCGGTGGTGTCTCGGTGACCGCCGTGGCCATGCTCTACGCGCTGGTCGTCCCGGTGCGCATGCCCCTGCGCCGCCACCTGCCGGGCGCCGTGCTGGCGACGCTCATCCTGATGTTGGGATCGGCACTCCTGCGCGTCTACCTGGGCCGCTCCTTCGGTGAGGTCACCATCTACGGATCGCTCGCGGCGCCGATCGCGATCCTGGCGTGGTTCTGGGTGGTGGCGATGGCGGTCCTCGCGGGCTCCCTGCTCAACGCCGAGATCGACTCGATGTGGCCGACCTCCCGCACCGCCGCCGCCCGGGCCGAGATCGCTGCCCGCCGCCATGCCCGCGCGACCCGGCTGGTGGAGCGGCGCGAGCAGGCGGTGCGCCGGGTCGCCGAGCGTGGTTCCGAGGACGCGGATGAGGAGGGTGACGAGCGCCGGGAGGAGGACGCGGAGGGCAACGGGGACGACGAGGCCCGGGGGTGTCCCGAGTCGGGAGCGGATGCGACGGTCGGCGCGCGGCCGGAACAGGCCGAATCGACCGCCCCCGAGGCCGCCTCCCCGAGGACGTCGTGA
- a CDS encoding putative leader peptide: protein MTAVLDPMLRVRRHVDFLRVSSAICRNVG from the coding sequence ATGACCGCTGTTCTGGACCCGATGCTCCGCGTGCGCCGCCACGTGGACTTTCTGCGGGTCAGCAGCGCTATCTGTCGCAACGTCGGCTAG
- a CDS encoding nitrite/sulfite reductase, which produces MPPTSAPAGSAPAAPTDRVGKPRPRRGEGQWALGYREPLNKNEENKKNDDGLNVRQRIIDIYSKAGFDSIDPADLRGRFRWFGLYTQRAPGIDGGKTAVLEPEELDDRYFMLRIRIDGGQLSAAQLRTVAEISTAYGRDTADITDRQNVQLHWVRIEDVPTIWEKLEAVGLSTTEACGDTPRVILGCPLAGIADDEIVDATDQIHQIYDDHIGSPLFSNLPRKFKSSISGCSSYCTNHEINDVAFAGVVGPDGTPGFDLFVGGGLSTNPMFAKRLGTFVRPEQVSEVWAAVCSIFRDYGYRRLRHRARIKFLIKDWGAEKFREVLEKEYLGYALPDGPEPELQQGMRRDHVGVRRQRDGRNYVGFAPKVGRVSGTKLARVADIAEAHGSDRIRTTADQKLVILDIEDDQVDSIVAALEAEDLEVRPSVFRRQTMACTGIEFCKLAIVETKGRGASLVEELERRLPDFPEPITINLNGCPNSCARIQVADIGLKGQLVTNADGEQVEGYQVHLGGGLGLTAGFGRKVRGLKTTAEDLPDYVERVLRRFLETKEDGEAFATWVGRAEDSDLK; this is translated from the coding sequence ATGCCTCCCACATCCGCACCGGCCGGCTCCGCACCCGCCGCCCCCACCGACCGCGTCGGCAAGCCTCGGCCGCGCCGCGGCGAGGGCCAATGGGCCCTCGGCTATCGGGAACCGCTGAACAAGAACGAGGAGAACAAGAAGAACGACGACGGGCTCAACGTCCGGCAACGGATCATCGACATCTACTCCAAGGCCGGATTCGACTCCATCGACCCCGCTGACCTGCGCGGCCGTTTCCGCTGGTTCGGGTTGTACACGCAGCGCGCGCCGGGCATCGACGGCGGCAAGACCGCCGTCCTGGAGCCCGAGGAGCTCGACGACCGCTACTTCATGCTGCGGATCCGCATCGACGGCGGCCAGCTCAGCGCCGCGCAGCTGCGCACCGTCGCCGAGATCTCCACGGCCTACGGCCGCGACACCGCCGACATCACCGACCGGCAGAACGTCCAGCTGCACTGGGTGCGCATCGAGGATGTGCCCACCATCTGGGAGAAGCTGGAGGCCGTGGGGCTGAGCACGACGGAGGCCTGCGGCGACACCCCGCGCGTCATCCTGGGCTGCCCGCTCGCCGGGATCGCCGACGACGAGATCGTCGACGCCACCGACCAGATCCACCAGATCTACGACGACCACATCGGCAGCCCGCTGTTCTCCAACCTGCCGCGCAAGTTCAAGAGCTCGATCTCCGGGTGCTCCTCCTACTGCACCAACCACGAGATCAACGACGTCGCGTTCGCGGGTGTGGTCGGGCCGGACGGCACGCCGGGCTTCGACCTGTTCGTCGGGGGCGGGCTGTCCACCAACCCGATGTTCGCCAAGCGGCTGGGGACGTTCGTCCGCCCGGAGCAGGTCAGCGAGGTGTGGGCGGCGGTCTGCTCGATCTTCCGCGACTACGGCTACCGGCGGCTGCGGCACCGCGCGCGGATCAAGTTCCTGATCAAGGACTGGGGCGCGGAGAAGTTCCGTGAGGTGCTGGAGAAGGAGTACCTGGGCTACGCCCTGCCCGACGGCCCCGAGCCCGAGCTCCAGCAGGGGATGCGCCGGGACCACGTCGGCGTGCGCCGGCAGCGCGACGGGCGCAACTACGTCGGCTTCGCCCCCAAGGTGGGCCGGGTCTCCGGGACCAAGCTGGCGCGCGTGGCCGACATCGCCGAGGCGCACGGCTCGGACCGGATCCGCACGACGGCCGACCAGAAGCTGGTCATCCTCGACATCGAGGACGACCAGGTCGACTCGATCGTCGCGGCGCTCGAGGCCGAGGACCTGGAGGTGCGGCCGAGCGTGTTCCGGCGCCAGACCATGGCCTGCACCGGTATCGAGTTCTGCAAGCTCGCCATCGTCGAGACCAAGGGGCGGGGCGCGTCGCTCGTCGAGGAGCTGGAGCGGCGGCTGCCGGACTTCCCGGAGCCGATCACGATCAACCTCAACGGGTGCCCCAACTCCTGCGCGCGCATCCAGGTGGCCGACATCGGGCTCAAGGGCCAGCTGGTCACCAACGCCGACGGCGAGCAGGTGGAGGGATACCAGGTGCACCTGGGCGGGGGCCTGGGGCTCACCGCCGGGTTCGGCCGCAAGGTGCGCGGGCTGAAGACGACGGCCGAGGATCTGCCCGACTACGTCGAGCGGGTGCTGCGCCGCTTCCTGGAGACCAAGGAAGACGGCGAGGCGTTCGCGACGTGGGTCGGCCGGGCCGAAGACAGCGACCTCAAGTGA